The Belonocnema kinseyi isolate 2016_QV_RU_SX_M_011 chromosome 1, B_treatae_v1, whole genome shotgun sequence genomic interval ACATCTTGCCTtccttttctgaaaattgttttccTGCTCATATCTTGTTTTTATTAACCGTAtgtcaacaaaaaatgagaaGTTCACGTTAAATGGTTTTGAAAACTGACCTGTGTTTTAAGGTCATGACTTTCTTAGCATTTTCTCCTCAGAGAGAAATatcttttgaatagaaaatttcttCATCTGATTTTCTGTTTTTATGATATTGACTTAGGTGTGTTAAAATGGTTCGAAAATTAACACTCTATAActcaaaaactgtccatttttggaCTTTATGCTCATTGACTTTTTCAATCGAGACGATGCtacaattttataaagtttgCTCAAAATTGACAGGGatccatttcatgtacattttgtGCCTATCAAATAGATAATTGTgtattctttttcaatagtaaaaaCTGTACATGTAGAAACTTGTCATCAGTTTTGAACAAAtaggaatgtttttaaatttccaaataaatttttttatctcaaaaaataaacaacttatttttaattccaaattattcaCGAATATCTTTTATTTCAGAAAGGCCAAATAATTAACTGGCTACGGATCATAAAAAATGGCAAATACAACATGTATTTCCGTGAAAGATGAGCAAGTTCACTTATGCATCTGGAATCTGCAAAAAtcggaattcatttttaatcaaaacgctGAAAACCTTGGATATATTTTCCAGAAATCAATACAATCACCAAAGTATTTTGCGCCAGAATTCGTCAACTTGAAGTGGTTTTTCGtactaaaaaaattacgaaacgATGGAGTTTATGATCTACTTCTTTTTTGCGAAAGCGTCAACAAATCGAATATGGAACTTAATTTCACTTTTGCGATTACAACCAAATTTGTCCAATGTTCATCAAATACAGTAAAATGCAGCCCTCTAATAATAAACGGAGTGCGGAATCATAAAATTGTAAgcttttttatctctaaattcaATCCAGAAACCAATTTAGGACGGAATTTTCTAATGGAAGAAATGACTATTGTCTGCAGaataacacaaaataaaaaatcatttcaatttctcagaagttttgaatctttttatttgaaagaaaaacttagCGATGTACTAATTGTCGTTAAAGAAAAACAATTCCACGCACACAAAGTAATTCTGGTCGCAAATAGTCCAGTTTTTCTGGGAATGTTTTCCCATCAAatgatagaaaatatttcaagtaaactCGAAATTGACGATTTTGAGCCGAAAGTCGTTAAGGAATTTTTACGTTACCTTTATACGGGCAAGATTTCAAATTGGGATAATTATATAGACAAACTCTTTGCAATTGCTCATAAGTACCAAGTGGaggatttgaaaaatgaatgcgcgctgttattatttggaaatttgacAATTGAAAATGTCATCCATGTTCTGATTTTGTCCGATCTTTATGATTCTGAAGATCTGAAGCAGAAATGCTTGGGTTTGATCAACACGAATTACGAAAAGATTAGAGACAAGGGTGACTTGCAGCATTTAGAAAGGCAACCTCGTCTTCTTATGGATATTTTAAAAGCTACAAGTAGACAAATCCACGAAGGAACTGAACCTGTTATTGAATCTTCTATAGAGAAAATACCCAGCAAAACTTCCTGTCTGTGGACCGTAAACAATTATTGGGAATACTGCGAATCTCCTCATTTTCATATGGAAACTGGGAATCCCGGGAAATATTTTTCATGGTGGTTCAGAATGGTTGAGAGCAAATTGCTTCTTTGTCTGGCTAAAGATGATTCAGCAGCTGAGAGTTTTTTGGAACTTACAATTGTTCTTCAAAACCCTTTGACATTAAAAGGAAAGCGAAAACTCCGCATAAATCTTGACGACAAATGCAGGCTCTACAATTTGATACAATGGCGAGAAAATGTTACAAAGTTGATACTATTCTGTAAAGCAGAGCTGATTCCAAACCGCGGAAACCAAATGTCCAATCTTCTTCGAAATTTCGAAGGAGAATTGTCCTACGAATTCTTCTTCCGGAATACAAATTGCAGCGACGTGACACTTTACAATCAGGGAAGGCAATTTCCGGCTCATAAAATTCTTCTTGCTAATAGGAGCGAgaaattcaagaaagtttttttacCCACTGAATCTTTGTTCGACTTTACGAAAAAGAACGAAACTCAggggaagaaaattgaaaatcttcgAGTGGATCATCTAAAACCGACAGTTTTTGAGAAGTTTCTCAATTTCATTTACAATGGAGATACTGAAAACTTGGATAATTTAGCGAATGACCTGTATCTAGCGGCGAGCGAGTACGAGGTCCAAGATTTAAAACTTGTCTGCGAAAATATTTTGCTGACAAGTCTTaacgagaaaaatattatttccagtctcattttttctgaaaagtataATATCGAGTGCTTGAaagataaatgtatttttttagtagcgaaatttttggaagaaattgaGGAGAATGAATTAAAGAGTTTGGAAAGGACATATCCAAAGTTGTTGATGGAAATCCTAGAGGTGAAACACACTGGAAGAAGATTTCAATCtattgaaaatagtttctttccttgttttttaaaagaaactggcAAGAAAATTATTTCGTATGCCTGCGGTGAAGTCTGGTATTTATGTCTTTATTTTTTCACTGCGGAAACAGAAAAAATGAACGAGATTCTTGTAGAAAATGTCAAATCtcatttaaattcttatattttatcaatGTTACCACTTTACaactaattttattcttattcttcGGCTACGCCATCTCACGTGAATatataatttactattaaaaattattttacaaaaattagacatgctgaaattatttatcaacgtcgaaatatcaaaaataattttaagcttaaaaagatttcaaccaattaagagattttatatttttcacgataaaaatttgtagaaaaattcgaataagtttaagagatatttgaaagttgtagaaatatacgaaaataattttaaacttgaaaatatttcgacaaatttaaaacaaaattttgaaagatttcaagagaaattttttttcttcagatttttgggaaaatgtttaataactttttgttttataaaatttgtttcaagagaatatttaaaggatttcaaaacatttcaagtgagttcctaaattttcataaaaaaatgtaaaagagtcaaaacaaaaatatctttttttcacgATTTTACAAAATGGTAGAAAGATTCGAATaacttaaaacaatatttaaaagttttgaaaagatacaaaattctggaaaaaattgtaatgatatactttaaggttatgtaaatataattaacaaaattttaggacAAATTTGTGTCAATTAAAATGATATCTAACACTTTTTGAtgattcgaaagaattttaaaatatttaaaaacttttcggaaatctttcagttttaaattatttctaatcttttcagaacttttaaaattgctaaatattttttaaagcgacttgaattattccaaaaattttattaaaatcctcaggattcatttttgatagtttcggaaatcttttggaatgttttgatatttttttaatattcccttaaaataaattttgtgaaataaaaactcattcacaaattttccagaaagctttaaaaaaattatttattttctggaagcctttgaaaattcttaaaaagcttctatttttttttcttgaaaacttttacaaactttgaaaaaaaatttttgcaaaattgaaaaaatttcctcacgatcttccagattctttttgctactttttgaaaaatgaatagctttttgtaattttttattttttatcaaaaattatttttccctttaaattaaaataactaaatatttgttattttttgactaaaaaatctttcttagttgaggAATCAGctatattctttcaaattcgttttttttatgaatatgaaagctgttaagacattttttttttattttacagggttttaattttttaaagttaatttcaagaaaatattttataagtttttcaaaaatttcaaaagaaattcaaaaatgtaaaaccaTAATCACGAAgagtttaaggtatttttttttagttttacagaattaaaaaaatttgaaaaaaagttttggaaagattaaaaaaaatttgaaagttgaaaatgttaaaaaaatgtaaatttaatgtgaatttttgaaGAGTTTGCCAATAATTAGGAGATTTTTGAGAAGTATAAAAGGATACAAAATCTTTCTTAATATTTCCTTGAAACGTTTTAAATGggtttttatatagaaaaattaatttgtaaggaactttaaaaaagatattgaataatttcataagaTTTGTAAAGTGTCGAGATGTCTGGAAGATCTAggggacatttttttaatttaggaaagatttttttttaattttaagaataatttgaatGAGTTGAAAAGATATTAAGGAATGTATATTTCTTGGAAgttttaaagaaactaaaaatatttttaaactttagaaaaatttaacaaatatttattaatatcttccaaacttctaaaagtcctaaatatcttttaaactgactcgaatttttcattaacaatttctaaaaattattattatttgatcaagaattagaatgtttgaaaaattttacattatcttagtgttatttatcataaattcttttttttttaattagatttcaaagaagattaaaaaatttgaaatatttttgctttTGATTGCGTTTTACAGCAGAAGACgacatttttagtaaagaaattatTGGATTGGAAACAAGtaaaaaattgtgtacaattaagGTTTAGTTatgttagatttttaaaaaatgattactatttttaacgaaaactgattggattttaaagaatatttacattttttaagcaaattgaggttattttggtgtttttttaaacccaaaatttgaatttttcaacatgaaagtaaataaatttaaatccaatgttttttgtttaaaatgatgaaatttacaAGCTTACAAAAATTCGGATTATGTTATCACTTTTccgttgaaatttacattttcattcaaaaatcattgtattttagactatttataattttctaaaaattttaagttacattggcgtttttaaccgaaaattggaattttaaaacataaattattataatttgaacaagatttaaaatcttttaacaattttggactATCTTAgtgtttttttgttcataaatttgtatttaaacaaaattatgtttcaaagaaaattcaaatacttttaaccatttttgattttgtttgcgTTTTACATCAGGAAACGagatttttactaaagaaatgattggatttcaaaaaattaaaaattgtgtacaattaacGTTTAGttatattagattaaaaaaatattattactatttttaatgaaaacttatgtgatttgaaagaattgtttcaatttttcaacaaatttatgttatgttggtgtttttttttatatctgaaattgttattcatcaacaaaaaattagttaaatttaaattcagtgattcatgttaaaaatgatcaaatttacaAGCTTCAAAAAATGTCAGATTGTTagtatttttcgttggaaatttagattaaaaaaatcattatattttaaagattatttataattttctgacaattttaagTCACATTGGAGTTTTTAATCGGAAATTGGTAGctttaaacaagaataattataatttgaacgaTATTTATTACTTCtgaacaattttagtttattttcgtttttttttcgtatgaaaatggtatttttaatttacaaaaagtgatattttaagcaaatttcacaaactttcaacaattttaggctattttagtGTTTTCCAccagaaatcggtatttttagttttaaaaaatcattagatttttaaaattttctataatatttttaagttacattggcgttttaatctaaaattggcatttttaaacaacaataattataatttgatcaAGATTCAgtatcttttaacaattttggaatttgttaatgtttttggttgcaaaaaaatttattttcaaaaattaaaaaaattgtaaacaatgtaATACTTACATACTTTAACAtgagcattttttaatgaaatattcccaccaataaaaaaaatcgaaaaagtcgactttttcgaaaataatataataataataataataataaaattttggttaTGTTATGCCTCTGTTTCTcgtataaaattgtattttttaaaaacaaaaatcattaaaatttcatcaagatttagaatcatttgataattttggattatttgaatgtttttttttgttgcaaaaaaatgtattttcaaaaattaaaaatggaaaaaattgtaaatttaatgttTACCTGTTAACAAGTGTAAACAatgtaatatttacataatttaacatgagcattttttatgaaacattttcaccaataaaaaaaatcgaaaaaagccgactttttagaaaataatagaataataataaaaacaaattttttcgttacGTTATGCCCGTGTTTCTCgtataaaattgtctttttttaaaacaaaaatcattaaaatttcatcaagatctagaatcttttgataattttggattatgaaaattttttttttgttgcaaaaaaatgtattttcaaaaattaaaaatggaaaaaattgtaaatttaatttttaactgttaaaaagaataaaaaatgtaatacttacataatttttgataagaatttaataattaaacatttccaccaataaaaaaaatcgaaaaaacccgactttttcgaaaataatagaataataataaaaacaaattttttcgttacGTTTTGCCCGTGTTTCTcgtataaaattgtattttttaaaaacaaaaatcattaaaatttcatcaagatttagaatcatttgataattttggattatttaaatgtttttttttgttgcaaaaaaatgtattttcaaaaattaaaaatggaaaaaattgtaaatttaatttttacctgttgacaagtgttaaaaatataatactcacataattttacatgagaattttttaattaaacatatcgaccaataaaaaatcgaaaaaagccGACTTTTTCGAAACTAATATAATAATGAGCCAACAATTTTTCCTTacgtattttcaacaattaaaaatggaaaaatttacatttcatttttaactgttaaCAAGTGTAAACAATGTAATACttacataattttacatgagaattttctaattcaatatttCCACTaatacaaaaaatcgaaaaaatccgactttttcgaaaataatataataataatgacaaattttttcctTACGTTATGTTCTTGtttctggtataaaattgttttttttttcaaaatcattatgaTTTGATCAAGATTTAgtatcttttaacaattttggaatttgttaatatttttggttgccaaaaaatatattttcaaaaattaaaaatggaaaaaatggtaaatttaatttttaactgttaaaaagaataaaaaatgtaatacttacatgatttttgataagaatttaataattaaacatttccaccaataaaaaaaatcgaaaaaacccgacttttccaaagtaatataataataataataatcacaaaTTTTTCCGTTACATTATGTTCGTGTTTCTCatgtaaaattgtctttttttaaaacaaaaatcattaaaatttcattaagatttagaatcttttgacaattttggattattttaatgttttttttttgttcaaaagaaaatgtataatataacaaaaaacgcgactttttcgaaaataatatgaTAATTATACAACAATGTTTCcttatgtattttcaacaattaaaatggaaaaattgtacatttaatttttaactgttaacaAGTGTAAACAATGTAATACTTACATAATTTTACAtcagaattttctatttgaatatttccactaatacaaaaaatagaaaaaagccgactttttcgaaaataatataataataatgaaaatttttttccttacgTTATGTTCTTGTTTCTGGTATAAAAttgctttgtttttttaaatcattataatttgatcaAGATTTAGTATCTTCAAACAATTTTGGAATTTGTTAATGTTTTTggttaccaaaaaatatattttcaaaaattaaaaatggaaaaattgtaaatttaatttctaactgttgacaagtgttaaaaatataatacttacataattttacatgagaattttttaattaaacatttccaccaataaaaaaatcgaaaaaagcggactttttcgaaaataatataataataataaaacaatttttcgtaACGTTATATTCGTGTTTCTCGTATAAAAttgctttgtttttttaaatcattataatttgatcaAGATTTAgtatctttaaacaattttggaatttgttaatatttttggttaacaaaaaatatattttcaaaaattaaaaatggaaaaattgtaaatttaatttctaactgttgacaagtgttaaaaatataatacttacataattttacatgagaattttttaattaaacatttccaccaataaaaaaatcgaaaaaagccgactttttcgaaaatattataataataataaaacaatttttcgtaACGTTATGTTCGTGTTTCtcgtataaaattgttttttttttttaaataaaaatcattaaaatgtgatcaagatttagaatcttttgacGATTTTGGAATTTGTTCATGTTCTTGGTCGAAAAAAGCTGACTTTTTCAaaactaatataataataataaaaaaaattttcctcagtTTCttatttctggtataaaattttttaaaaaacaaaaatgcaactgataccatgaaaaaaatgttgttttaatattaattttatattttaatttaaaaattgcgtgatacaagaaaaaatgtttgttttctagTATAATAAAACTGAGatgtatttcataaaaattaatcacACTTGGTCCAGCTTTTTTACAGTCAATCGTTAAAATATCTACAATAATTcatgatttacaataaaaataaaattatgcctTAATTATCTTCCTTGCATACCTTATCTACAATTCTTTCTTTGTATATTATAATCTATGAATATTGCAATGTATAAAATACTTTCATAAAGATAAACTTTGTACACTAAATATTTCgcgtgtaaagttttttttttctttaatcgtttcACTGATTATAAATcggcaataaaaataataagttaaatatAACTCTGTCTTAAAATAAGGATTAGTAACATTAGTGTCGAAGTGTagtctaaaaaatgttaaattgctgcacaatttaaattgataaaatagaaatatttaataatgaattaCGCTCTGACTTCCAGCTTTCCAATCACATCGTGGACATTTTCGATGACACTGTAAATGTATGGACGTTCCATTGGATTCGATTTTAACATCGAAAGTATCAATTCTTTCATatcctgaaaaaattaagaatatataataaataaattatgagaatgtaaatatCTGCCACTGGAAGatgcaattttgcaaaaatttgtcgGCAGTGAAAAAAAATCGACAAAGATTTGCGTAAATCTATGTTTGGGCGCCCcaaactaaatattttacaaaaatgtatgattaaatatattacaatctaacaaatgtttgttaaatttcaacaGGGCGTCTACTcaattcgtagaaaaaaattctctggAAATTTAGAAAGGAAAACTtttcttgttggtagaaaattaaatgttaaggttaaaaattcagatttttaagttaaaaattcatatcttctattaaaaaattctctattgTTGAAAAACAACAATCAATTTCTttacagacaaaaataaaaaaaaacgatttttcaacaaaatacataatttctcatcaaagtacttgaattttgaacttaaaaattacttaactgggatactcgaatttttaaataaaaagattaattttcaaacaagaaaatttattttctataaaaaagacgggttttacaacaaaatataggaaatttcaactaacaaagagaaattttcaatccattatatgaattttgtactaaaaaagaccaattttcaagagAAATGGTGAACCAAATGGattatacgatttaaaaaaagaaaaaaaaacagattttttcaacaaaatacatcatttgtcatccaagtagttgaattttgaacaaaaaatggcccttttcaacaaaaatgaaagttacatttccagttaataaatttaattttcaaaaaacaaaaaaaaacaacttttaaaaacaaatcaatgaatattcaactaaaatgataattacaTAACTGAGatactcgaatttttaaatgaaaagattaattttcaatcaagaagattgatttgctataaaaaaagaagatttttacaacaaaaaatatggaattttaactaaaaaacttaaattttcaatccaatatatgaattttgcattaaaaagaccaattttcaagaaaaattgatgaATCAACTGGATtctatgattttcaaaaaaaaaaaataaataagatttttaaactaacaaaaaaaaggttttaaactaaaataatgagtaTTCcagtggaatagttgaattttaaactaaaaagatgaattttcaaatataatgatgaattttaaaacaaaaagattgatttttgataaaaaaagacggtttttacaacaaaatatataaaatttctataaaaagaggcaaattttcaatccaatagatgaattttgtactaaaaaataccaattttcaagaaaaatgatgaatcaacTACATTCTATGATTATCAACTACATtctaagttttaaactaaaataatgaatatttcagtggaatagttgaattttaaaccaaaaagatgaattatcaaataaaaagatgaattttaaaataagaaaattgatttcttataaaaaaaggtttttacaataaaatatataaaatttcaactcaaaaataaaaaagattaaaaagatcaattttcaaaaaaagacgaatcaacAGGatgatatgatttaaaaaaaatgaattttggactaaaaaaataaattctaagctaaaataataaaaattccagtggaatagttaaattttaaaataaaaatatgaatttttaaataaaatgatgaatatttaactgggatacactaatttttaaataccaagattaattttcaaacaagaagaatgattttctataaaaagacgcTTTTTacagcaaaatatatgaaatttctactaaaaaaggcaaattttcaattcaatatattaattttgc includes:
- the LOC117172404 gene encoding uncharacterized protein LOC117172404 → MANTTCISVKDEQVHLCIWNLQKSEFIFNQNAENLGYIFQKSIQSPKYFAPEFVNLKWFFVLKKLRNDGVYDLLLFCESVNKSNMELNFTFAITTKFVQCSSNTVKCSPLIINGVRNHKIVSFFISKFNPETNLGRNFLMEEMTIVCRITQNKKSFQFLRSFESFYLKEKLSDVLIVVKEKQFHAHKVILVANSPVFLGMFSHQMIENISSKLEIDDFEPKVVKEFLRYLYTGKISNWDNYIDKLFAIAHKYQVEDLKNECALLLFGNLTIENVIHVLILSDLYDSEDLKQKCLGLINTNYEKIRDKGDLQHLERQPRLLMDILKATSRQIHEGTEPVIESSIEKIPSKTSCLWTVNNYWEYCESPHFHMETGNPGKYFSWWFRMVESKLLLCLAKDDSAAESFLELTIVLQNPLTLKGKRKLRINLDDKCRLYNLIQWRENVTKLILFCKAELIPNRGNQMSNLLRNFEGELSYEFFFRNTNCSDVTLYNQGRQFPAHKILLANRSEKFKKVFLPTESLFDFTKKNETQGKKIENLRVDHLKPTVFEKFLNFIYNGDTENLDNLANDLYLAASEYEVQDLKLVCENILLTSLNEKNIISSLIFSEKYNIECLKDKCIFLVAKFLEEIEENELKSLERTYPKLLMEILEVKHTGRRFQSIENSFFPCFLKETGKKIISYACGEVWYLCLYFFTAETEKMNEILVENVKSHLNSYILSMLPLYN